The following coding sequences are from one Leptospira stimsonii window:
- the pgsB gene encoding poly-gamma-glutamate synthase PgsB: MILSILILSMFFSLFVLFLVLEKWKHKKSLDSIPIRIHVNGTRGKSSVTRLIHSILSEAGWNVFAKTTGSEPNLLFPDRSEKRIFRNKVSISEVISFLNFVSKKKAQAIVVECMAVQPHYQKDSERLLLQATHTVITNVRPDHGEFADSETMLLNGFTRTIPQNGTLVYGRSLKEVDWKRFTQDKKTVSVAGVPKISEDSIQKIANTMRYAEHVENLEVAVTIAEILGIEESVILRGISKTNPDPGALRLKEFSLKETKQRFVFAFAANDIISWEKIFRSVRDRFPSDTLHVVFSSKKERPVRTVDFARFFSGLPDLDTIYFFGPGYRLFSSAYTGVGKIQRKKISDHIQWNSNIQNSRIWIGAGNFEGEGRVWLENQCSLLERGVENWKC, from the coding sequence ATGATCCTTTCGATTTTGATTCTTTCCATGTTCTTTTCTCTTTTTGTTTTGTTCCTCGTTTTAGAAAAATGGAAACACAAGAAGTCCTTGGATTCGATCCCGATCCGAATCCACGTCAACGGAACCAGGGGAAAGTCCTCCGTGACCCGTTTGATCCATTCGATTCTTTCCGAAGCGGGATGGAACGTATTCGCAAAGACGACCGGATCGGAGCCTAATCTTTTGTTTCCGGATCGAAGCGAAAAAAGAATTTTTCGGAATAAGGTTTCCATTTCCGAAGTGATCTCCTTTTTAAATTTTGTTTCGAAAAAAAAAGCGCAGGCCATCGTCGTGGAATGTATGGCGGTGCAACCACACTATCAGAAGGATTCGGAACGACTCCTCTTACAGGCAACCCATACAGTGATCACGAACGTTCGACCCGATCACGGGGAATTCGCGGATTCAGAAACGATGCTTTTGAACGGATTTACTCGGACGATTCCGCAAAACGGGACCTTGGTCTACGGCCGTTCCCTGAAGGAAGTAGATTGGAAACGGTTTACGCAGGACAAAAAAACGGTTTCGGTTGCCGGCGTTCCAAAAATTTCGGAAGATTCCATTCAAAAAATTGCAAATACGATGCGTTATGCGGAACATGTCGAAAACCTGGAAGTCGCAGTGACGATCGCCGAGATTTTAGGTATCGAAGAATCGGTGATTCTCCGCGGAATTTCGAAGACGAACCCTGATCCGGGCGCACTTCGTTTGAAAGAATTTTCTCTCAAAGAGACAAAACAACGGTTTGTGTTTGCGTTCGCCGCCAACGATATCATTTCCTGGGAAAAAATTTTCAGATCGGTCCGTGATCGATTTCCTTCCGATACGCTCCACGTGGTTTTTAGTTCCAAAAAGGAAAGGCCGGTGAGAACCGTCGACTTTGCTCGTTTTTTTTCCGGTCTTCCGGATTTGGATACGATCTATTTTTTCGGACCCGGTTATCGATTGTTTTCTTCCGCTTACACCGGAGTTGGGAAAATACAACGGAAAAAAATATCGGATCATATACAATGGAATTCGAATATTCAAAATTCGCGAATATGGATCGGAGCCGGTAATTTCGAGGGAGAAGGTCGGGTTTGGCTTGAAAATCAGTGTTCGCTCTTGGAAAGAGGAGTTGAAAATTGGAAGTGTTGA
- a CDS encoding SpoIIE family protein phosphatase: MTGSTSFEQKSYDPEERYSLLFHSAIDAIVSLDKEFRVFLINPAAEDMSGYLASELMGKTIEHQFPLRIRNRFYRILKNVAKLPDKKRRKPFGPIRLIRKDKSILISEVSVSVTGPEDSYQYHIIIRDISEKHRILMELKRANQTLKRMDREKEELLERLEEKVRQRSRLLAGYYKSMKEELSLAKRLQSEILSDIPSISGIQVHSAYLPMMEVGGDLYDLFEIKPGVLRVFLADATGHGIQAALLTMTLKGILESLKQKDSDPGTILTEFNSEYCKNFGNIGLFFSCFLADIDTNQKKIVYSSGGHPPQFFLSEDLVMGLDRTGSLLGLDPSNSYGIFSLSYQDGDRLFLLTDGIYEEFNSDKQQFGELAVQRILAEKFKEAMEETIPAILQALMDHLGRQKIQDDITAILISLEPKT; this comes from the coding sequence ATGACAGGTTCCACGAGTTTCGAACAGAAAAGTTACGACCCCGAGGAACGCTATTCACTCTTATTTCATTCCGCGATCGACGCGATCGTTTCCTTAGACAAAGAGTTTCGCGTTTTTTTAATCAATCCTGCGGCGGAGGATATGTCCGGTTATCTCGCTTCCGAATTGATGGGAAAGACGATCGAACATCAGTTTCCGCTTCGGATTCGAAATCGTTTTTATAGAATTCTCAAAAACGTCGCAAAACTTCCCGACAAAAAAAGACGAAAGCCGTTCGGACCGATCCGACTGATACGAAAAGACAAATCGATTTTGATTTCGGAGGTCTCAGTTTCGGTCACGGGGCCGGAGGATTCTTATCAATATCATATCATCATCCGTGATATATCAGAAAAACATAGAATTCTAATGGAGCTGAAAAGAGCCAATCAAACTCTCAAAAGGATGGATCGAGAAAAAGAAGAATTACTCGAACGCCTCGAAGAAAAGGTGAGACAACGATCCAGACTGCTCGCTGGTTATTATAAATCCATGAAGGAAGAACTCAGTCTCGCCAAACGACTTCAATCCGAAATTCTTTCCGATATTCCTTCGATTTCGGGGATACAGGTTCATTCTGCCTATCTTCCGATGATGGAAGTGGGAGGAGACCTCTACGATCTTTTCGAAATCAAACCCGGCGTCCTACGGGTGTTCTTAGCGGACGCGACCGGTCACGGGATTCAAGCCGCCCTTCTTACGATGACTCTCAAGGGAATTTTGGAATCCTTAAAGCAAAAAGATTCGGATCCAGGGACAATTCTCACCGAATTCAATTCCGAATATTGTAAGAATTTCGGAAACATTGGACTGTTTTTTTCCTGCTTTCTCGCGGATATCGATACGAATCAAAAAAAGATCGTATATTCTTCCGGAGGACATCCGCCTCAATTCTTTCTTTCCGAGGATTTAGTTATGGGTTTGGATAGAACCGGTTCTCTTCTGGGTTTGGATCCATCGAACTCATACGGAATTTTTTCCTTGAGTTATCAGGATGGGGACAGACTTTTTTTACTCACGGACGGTATCTACGAAGAGTTCAACTCCGATAAACAACAGTTTGGCGAACTCGCGGTACAGAGAATTCTTGCCGAAAAATTTAAGGAAGCGATGGAAGAAACGATACCCGCGATTCTTCAAGCTCTGATGGATCACCTCGGAAGACAAAAAATTCAGGACGACATCACGGCGATTCTCATTTCTTTAGAACCTAAAACGTGA
- a CDS encoding PAS domain-containing sensor histidine kinase, with protein MSYNFFELSPVPACILEPSLLIKKANSAFCRTSGFSKEELEDRQYWGSICDFQNQIPDFSDLSLWPDLKDLENNPNYEIEILAKDGSQKEYSVSFAFDLEELQIFAYLEPSHSSVGSLSQENSSESFSTGLEKPSDSWVQRQKLEAIGTLSAGVAHEINNPLMGVINYAEMVFNGIETGNPLRKYAGIILQESNRISEIVRDMLTFTRLEKEEAKIHDLTSIFCCTFGLLKNSFRKSGIATLVPDLETPVYAVCSAGRLRQVYLNLLTNAKDAIESNPDSSREKILRVSWIPIQKGNRKFIRTIVEDSGVGIPEENRHKLFDPFYTTKEIGKGTGLGLTVSYNLVREMGGELSFESEKGSTRFYVDLPESF; from the coding sequence ATGTCCTACAACTTTTTTGAACTTTCCCCGGTTCCGGCCTGCATCTTAGAGCCATCCCTTTTGATCAAAAAGGCGAATTCAGCGTTTTGTAGAACCTCCGGTTTTTCCAAAGAAGAATTGGAAGATCGTCAATATTGGGGTTCGATTTGCGACTTTCAGAATCAAATTCCGGATTTCTCGGATCTTTCTCTCTGGCCGGATCTCAAAGATTTAGAAAACAATCCCAATTACGAAATTGAAATTCTCGCAAAGGACGGTTCACAAAAAGAATATTCCGTTTCTTTTGCATTCGATCTGGAAGAACTTCAAATCTTCGCGTATTTGGAACCGTCTCATTCTTCTGTAGGATCTCTTTCCCAAGAGAATTCTTCTGAAAGCTTCAGCACCGGTCTCGAAAAACCAAGTGATTCTTGGGTTCAAAGACAAAAACTGGAAGCGATCGGAACTCTTTCGGCCGGAGTGGCTCACGAAATCAACAATCCTCTGATGGGTGTGATCAACTACGCAGAAATGGTCTTTAACGGAATCGAAACGGGAAACCCACTTCGAAAATACGCGGGAATCATCTTACAAGAAAGCAATCGAATTTCCGAAATCGTTCGAGACATGCTTACCTTCACACGTCTGGAAAAAGAAGAAGCGAAAATTCACGATCTCACTTCTATTTTCTGTTGTACCTTTGGACTTTTGAAGAATAGCTTTCGTAAGTCGGGGATCGCAACTTTAGTTCCCGATTTAGAAACTCCCGTCTACGCGGTTTGTTCCGCCGGACGGCTCAGACAAGTTTATCTCAATCTTCTAACCAACGCAAAAGACGCGATCGAAAGTAATCCGGATTCTTCCCGGGAAAAAATTCTCCGTGTCTCTTGGATCCCCATCCAAAAAGGAAATAGAAAGTTTATACGAACGATCGTGGAAGATTCCGGGGTGGGAATACCGGAAGAAAACAGACATAAACTCTTCGATCCATTCTATACGACCAAAGAGATCGGAAAAGGAACAGGACTTGGTCTTACCGTTTCCTACAACCTGGTACGGGAAATGGGAGGAGAACTTTCCTTTGAATCCGAAAAAGGTTCGACTCGCTTTTACGTGGATCTTCCTGAATCTTTCTGA
- a CDS encoding FKBP-type peptidyl-prolyl cis-trans isomerase, producing the protein MKLIRLSVVVGFLILSFVPAFAEDLIIKDIRVGTGKEAFSGSNVTVHYVGTLTNGKKFDSSRDRRAPFTFNLGAGEVIKGWDRGVRGMKEGGIRKLTIPPELGYGSRGAGAAIPPNSTLVFEVELLKVY; encoded by the coding sequence ATGAAATTGATTCGTTTGAGTGTTGTTGTTGGCTTTTTGATTCTATCGTTTGTACCCGCTTTTGCGGAAGATCTGATCATCAAAGACATTCGTGTCGGAACCGGAAAGGAAGCCTTCTCCGGATCCAACGTAACCGTTCATTATGTGGGAACTCTCACAAACGGAAAAAAATTCGATAGTTCTCGCGATCGTCGAGCACCGTTCACATTCAACTTAGGCGCGGGCGAAGTCATCAAAGGATGGGATCGCGGCGTAAGAGGAATGAAAGAAGGCGGAATCCGCAAACTTACGATTCCTCCCGAGTTGGGCTACGGATCCAGAGGAGCCGGCGCCGCCATTCCTCCGAACTCGACTCTCGTATTTGAAGTAGAATTACTAAAAGTGTACTGA
- a CDS encoding RNA recognition motif domain-containing protein translates to MQIDSREGKIMKISVGNLPQELTEDELKKIFSEFGTVQDVNIKKDKTTGRSLSYGSVEMEDSAGEKAIAALNKKEIAGKQIAVVDSEELKKEFERKQSLKGLSGSGKVHGSQAKAGGFSGAGVRRTGGRGK, encoded by the coding sequence TTGCAAATTGATTCCCGAGAAGGAAAAATCATGAAGATATCAGTAGGAAATTTGCCCCAGGAACTTACCGAAGACGAGTTAAAAAAGATTTTTTCGGAGTTTGGAACGGTTCAGGACGTAAATATTAAAAAAGACAAAACCACAGGTCGTTCTTTATCCTATGGATCCGTCGAGATGGAAGATTCCGCCGGCGAAAAAGCAATCGCGGCGTTGAATAAAAAAGAAATCGCTGGGAAACAAATCGCGGTAGTCGATTCGGAAGAATTGAAAAAAGAGTTCGAAAGAAAACAATCCCTCAAAGGACTTTCCGGTTCGGGTAAGGTTCACGGAAGCCAAGCGAAAGCAGGGGGATTTTCTGGAGCCGGTGTAAGAAGAACCGGAGGGAGAGGAAAATGA
- a CDS encoding serine/threonine protein kinase — protein sequence MADFFQLNPGEILTLVEKAGYEPSGHCMALNSLENRVFDLRLEDGTHIISKFYRPGRWTREQILEEHQFLLDLKEEEIPVCAPLPFPDGTSLACFQDEIFYSFWPRVGGRSPDELSSENLRILGRLLGRIHNVGQSKTLEHRITLNSNTYGTTPLELLTQGEWIPSNCKKEYQETALRIFDLFQEKIESVPILRIHGDCHKGNLLHGKEGWFFVDFDDSLCGPAVQDFWMLLSRGQEGIEEREHLVAGYREFRDFDDRWFELIEILRAMRFIHYSAWISNRFETDPSFPTAFPHFIGNEYWEKETLELKEQYKLIQGSLGDKHFFSVTDSQPKEEELTNKDFFWDLED from the coding sequence ATGGCCGATTTTTTTCAACTCAATCCGGGCGAAATTCTTACCTTAGTCGAAAAGGCGGGCTATGAACCTTCCGGACATTGTATGGCGCTGAATAGTTTGGAGAACCGGGTCTTTGATCTTCGATTGGAAGACGGAACTCATATCATTTCAAAATTCTACAGGCCAGGGAGATGGACTCGGGAACAAATCTTGGAAGAACACCAATTTCTCTTGGATCTGAAAGAGGAAGAGATCCCTGTCTGCGCCCCACTTCCGTTTCCGGATGGAACGAGCCTGGCTTGTTTTCAGGATGAGATCTTTTATTCTTTTTGGCCTCGGGTCGGCGGTCGTTCTCCGGACGAATTGAGTTCGGAAAATCTAAGAATTCTCGGAAGGCTTTTGGGAAGAATCCACAACGTCGGTCAGTCCAAAACCTTAGAGCACAGAATCACCCTGAATTCAAACACCTATGGAACAACTCCCTTAGAACTTTTGACCCAAGGAGAATGGATTCCTTCGAATTGCAAAAAAGAATATCAGGAAACCGCCTTACGAATCTTCGATCTTTTCCAAGAAAAAATCGAATCGGTCCCGATTCTCCGAATTCACGGAGATTGTCATAAGGGAAATCTTCTGCACGGAAAAGAAGGTTGGTTTTTTGTGGACTTCGATGATTCCCTTTGTGGTCCGGCGGTTCAGGATTTTTGGATGCTTCTTTCCCGAGGACAAGAAGGAATCGAAGAAAGAGAACACCTCGTTGCCGGCTATCGAGAATTTCGTGATTTCGACGATCGTTGGTTTGAATTGATCGAAATACTCAGAGCGATGCGGTTTATCCACTATTCGGCTTGGATTTCCAACCGTTTTGAAACCGACCCTTCCTTTCCTACGGCATTCCCTCACTTTATCGGAAACGAATACTGGGAAAAAGAGACCCTCGAGCTGAAAGAACAATACAAACTCATCCAGGGTTCCTTAGGGGACAAACATTTCTTTTCCGTTACGGATTCTCAACCGAAAGAAGAAGAGCTCACCAACAAAGATTTTTTTTGGGACCTCGAAGATTAA
- a CDS encoding inorganic phosphate transporter: MDFFLIIVILMAILGVGDLLVGVSNDAVNFTNSAVGSKASSKRIILVVAGIGIILGALSSSGMMEVARKGIFHPGGFALQDLMFLFLAVMLTDIVLLDLYNTLGLPTSTTVSLVFELLGAALAIAFLKTGTLNGAFQIINSESALKIIFGIVTSVIVAFFSGMILQFFFRFIFSFDLKRSMKYFGGLFGGLSVTTVIFFTLLTAMKGSALITPEMGKFLNDNFTNILLISFAGFSILFQVLVLFEWNILKFLVLVGTGSLAMAFASNDLVNFIGVPLASFTTWTLIQQGGDASALATGLAGNVATPSFILLGAACVMLFPLWFSRKAESVTQTEVTLGSQGETLEAFNTSLVARVFVQIALGIYLPIKAILPARLRNFIGKRFENRNTLEIVKVHETEAFDLLRASVNIQIASALILIGTLYKLPLSTTFVTFMVAMGTSLTDGAWNKENSVNRVSGVLTVVGGWFFTAIIASTTAAIIGSILYLFGFSSVFVLVIAAGLLIFLFARIHKKRQDTYDENLEKLITLRKHPERALSRTISSMLASLSVARKALNNACAGYVNGKKKNFRQTQKLLKDLKKMRENSLSSFLSIANKHLEEEDLASIHPITDSINHLDRITESIWNILRTSSNGINSFHEVSKDEKEEVKELRKQATNLMELLADSDKFPDLLEKARSEKKTKNLEKAKQNIYKSQMKRIKKGDSKLKSSVSYFVIIDELIDINENLLSLAEQLSVAIPWAEKKKLELQGKSLLASKVEEKKKKK; this comes from the coding sequence ATGGACTTTTTCCTCATCATCGTAATTCTAATGGCCATCCTCGGCGTCGGCGACCTCTTAGTCGGGGTTTCGAACGATGCCGTAAACTTCACAAACTCAGCCGTCGGTTCCAAGGCTTCTTCGAAAAGAATCATTCTCGTCGTCGCCGGAATCGGGATCATCTTGGGCGCACTTTCTTCCAGCGGAATGATGGAAGTTGCAAGAAAAGGAATCTTTCATCCCGGAGGTTTCGCGCTCCAAGACCTGATGTTCTTATTCCTTGCGGTCATGTTGACGGATATCGTACTCTTGGATCTCTACAACACCTTGGGACTTCCGACTTCTACGACCGTGTCTCTTGTGTTTGAACTCTTGGGAGCGGCTCTTGCCATCGCATTCCTAAAAACCGGAACCTTGAACGGAGCCTTCCAGATCATCAATTCGGAAAGCGCATTAAAGATCATCTTCGGGATCGTGACGAGCGTGATCGTGGCCTTCTTTTCCGGGATGATTTTACAATTCTTCTTTCGATTTATTTTCTCTTTCGATTTGAAACGATCGATGAAATACTTCGGTGGTCTTTTCGGAGGTCTTTCGGTTACGACCGTGATCTTTTTTACGCTCTTAACGGCGATGAAAGGATCCGCGCTGATCACCCCTGAGATGGGCAAATTTTTAAACGATAATTTTACGAATATCCTCCTGATCAGTTTCGCCGGGTTTTCCATCCTCTTTCAAGTTCTCGTATTATTTGAATGGAATATTCTAAAATTCCTCGTTTTGGTGGGAACCGGTTCTCTTGCGATGGCGTTTGCAAGCAACGACTTGGTGAATTTCATCGGAGTTCCACTCGCGAGTTTTACGACTTGGACTTTGATTCAACAAGGTGGAGATGCGAGCGCTCTGGCGACCGGTCTTGCGGGGAATGTGGCGACTCCGAGCTTTATTCTTCTGGGAGCGGCTTGTGTGATGCTTTTCCCTCTTTGGTTTTCCAGAAAGGCGGAATCGGTTACACAAACGGAAGTCACCTTGGGTTCTCAGGGAGAAACCTTAGAAGCATTTAACACAAGTTTGGTGGCACGCGTTTTTGTTCAGATCGCTCTTGGAATTTATCTTCCGATCAAGGCAATTCTACCGGCGCGATTAAGAAACTTTATAGGGAAACGTTTTGAAAATAGAAACACATTAGAAATCGTGAAAGTTCATGAAACGGAAGCATTCGACTTGCTTCGCGCTTCCGTGAACATCCAGATCGCGAGTGCTTTGATTCTGATCGGAACCCTTTACAAACTTCCTCTTTCCACTACATTCGTAACCTTCATGGTCGCGATGGGAACTTCTTTGACGGACGGCGCTTGGAACAAGGAGAATTCGGTCAATCGTGTGAGCGGAGTTCTCACCGTTGTGGGCGGCTGGTTTTTTACGGCGATCATCGCATCCACTACGGCGGCGATCATCGGTTCTATTCTTTATCTATTCGGTTTTTCTTCGGTCTTCGTTCTTGTGATCGCCGCTGGTCTTTTGATCTTTCTTTTTGCAAGAATCCACAAAAAACGCCAAGACACCTACGACGAAAATCTTGAAAAACTCATCACTCTTAGAAAACACCCCGAGAGAGCGCTTTCCAGAACCATCTCTTCCATGCTCGCGAGCTTGAGTGTTGCAAGAAAGGCGCTCAACAATGCATGCGCAGGTTACGTAAACGGAAAGAAAAAGAACTTCAGACAAACTCAGAAACTTCTGAAAGACTTAAAGAAGATGAGAGAGAATTCTCTTTCCAGCTTTTTATCGATCGCCAACAAACATCTGGAAGAAGAGGACTTGGCTTCTATTCATCCGATTACAGATTCGATCAATCATTTGGATAGAATCACGGAAAGTATTTGGAATATTTTGAGAACTTCTTCGAACGGAATCAATTCTTTCCATGAAGTTTCCAAAGACGAAAAAGAAGAAGTGAAAGAGCTCAGAAAACAGGCGACCAACCTGATGGAACTCCTCGCGGATTCGGACAAGTTTCCTGATCTATTGGAAAAAGCGAGATCGGAGAAGAAAACAAAGAATCTCGAAAAGGCAAAACAAAACATCTACAAGAGCCAGATGAAACGGATCAAAAAGGGAGACAGCAAACTGAAATCCAGTGTATCTTACTTTGTGATTATCGACGAACTCATCGACATCAACGAGAATCTTCTTTCTCTTGCGGAACAATTGAGCGTCGCCATTCCTTGGGCGGAAAAGAAGAAGTTGGAATTACAAGGCAAATCCCTTCTCGCATCCAAAGTGGAAGAAAAGAAAAAGAAGAAGTAA
- the clpX gene encoding ATP-dependent Clp protease ATP-binding subunit ClpX: protein MAKKTPGTNGKQKLFCSFCGKEQDAVKRLVAGPGVYICDECISLCNEIIAEDHDHTHEKTEVFSEVPSPADIKAILDQYVIGQDHAKKALSVAVYNHYKRVNLKEKKSDIEIEKSNILLIGPTGSGKTLLAQTLARIIKVPFAIVDATALTEAGYVGEDVENIILKLIQNADNDIKKAEIGIIYIDEVDKIARKSDSASITRDVSGEGVQQALLKIIEGTVANVPPQGGRKHPHQEYLQVDTKNILFILGGAFVDLPNIIKSRTGVKTIGFGSEETRPQSDSKDALMGQVIPEDLIKFGLIPEFIGRLPIVATLQELDVDMLKQIFREPKNSVLKQYTRLLELENVKLTFREDAIDKIAELAIKRESGARGLRAIVENIMLDLMFDIPSRKDIEEVIITGEVISDRVMPTLILKKESKIA from the coding sequence TTGGCGAAGAAAACACCGGGAACCAACGGTAAACAAAAACTATTCTGCTCTTTTTGCGGAAAAGAACAGGATGCGGTAAAACGTTTAGTCGCCGGCCCGGGTGTTTACATCTGCGACGAGTGTATTTCTCTTTGTAACGAAATTATCGCGGAAGATCACGATCATACGCACGAGAAGACCGAAGTATTCAGCGAGGTTCCCAGTCCTGCTGATATCAAAGCGATTTTGGATCAGTATGTCATCGGACAGGATCACGCAAAGAAAGCCCTCTCCGTAGCGGTTTACAACCATTACAAACGCGTTAATCTGAAAGAAAAGAAATCCGATATCGAAATCGAAAAATCGAATATTCTTCTGATTGGTCCGACAGGAAGTGGGAAAACCTTGCTCGCTCAAACTCTTGCAAGAATCATCAAGGTTCCGTTTGCAATCGTAGACGCGACTGCTTTGACCGAAGCGGGTTATGTGGGAGAAGACGTAGAAAACATCATTCTTAAACTCATCCAGAACGCAGACAACGATATCAAGAAGGCCGAGATCGGAATCATCTACATCGACGAGGTCGACAAGATCGCACGTAAGTCGGACAGCGCCTCGATCACAAGAGACGTGAGCGGGGAAGGTGTCCAACAAGCGCTTCTAAAGATCATCGAAGGAACCGTAGCCAACGTTCCACCTCAGGGTGGAAGAAAACATCCTCATCAGGAATACTTACAAGTCGATACCAAGAATATTCTGTTCATTCTTGGCGGTGCATTTGTGGATCTTCCGAATATCATCAAATCCAGAACCGGCGTGAAAACGATCGGTTTCGGATCCGAAGAGACGAGACCACAGTCGGATAGCAAGGATGCGTTGATGGGGCAAGTGATTCCGGAAGACCTGATCAAGTTTGGTCTGATCCCGGAATTTATCGGAAGATTGCCGATCGTGGCTACGCTTCAAGAATTGGACGTGGATATGCTCAAACAAATCTTCCGCGAACCGAAAAACTCCGTTCTCAAACAATACACTCGTTTATTGGAACTTGAGAATGTAAAACTTACGTTCCGGGAAGACGCCATCGATAAGATCGCTGAACTTGCGATCAAGAGAGAATCGGGTGCCCGAGGACTCAGGGCCATCGTGGAAAATATCATGCTGGATTTGATGTTTGACATTCCTTCTCGAAAGGACATTGAAGAAGTAATCATCACAGGAGAAGTTATTTCCGATCGTGTGATGCCCACATTGATTCTTAAAAAAGAATCTAAGATCGCTTAA
- the clpP gene encoding ATP-dependent Clp endopeptidase proteolytic subunit ClpP, producing the protein MSVIPYVIEQTSRGERSYDIFSRLLKDRIIFLGNAINDDYANVITAQLLFLEAENPERDIYLYLNSPGGYVSSGLAIYDTMQYIKPDVRTLCLGQASSMAALLLAGGAPGKRSALPNSRIMMHQPMGGATGQASDIEIQAREVLKLKEILNAIYHKHTGKSVEQIQKDTERNFYMTAEEAKNYGILDTVIDIDRSKTAQVAAPVK; encoded by the coding sequence ATGAGTGTAATTCCGTATGTGATCGAGCAAACGAGCAGGGGAGAGCGTTCTTACGACATTTTTTCCCGACTTTTAAAAGATAGAATCATCTTTCTCGGAAACGCAATCAACGACGATTACGCAAACGTGATTACTGCCCAGCTATTATTCCTGGAAGCGGAAAATCCGGAGAGAGATATTTATTTGTATCTCAATTCTCCCGGAGGTTATGTTTCTTCCGGTCTTGCGATTTATGATACGATGCAATACATCAAGCCCGACGTAAGAACCCTTTGTTTGGGTCAGGCCTCCTCGATGGCCGCGCTTCTTTTGGCGGGTGGTGCACCGGGAAAACGTTCCGCACTTCCGAATTCCAGAATCATGATGCACCAACCGATGGGTGGCGCGACCGGTCAGGCGAGTGATATCGAAATCCAGGCTCGCGAAGTTCTGAAGTTGAAGGAAATTCTAAACGCAATCTATCACAAACACACAGGAAAGAGTGTGGAACAGATTCAGAAAGACACGGAAAGAAATTTTTATATGACTGCGGAAGAGGCGAAGAATTACGGAATCCTAGATACCGTAATTGATATCGATCGCAGTAAAACGGCGCAAGTCGCGGCCCCAGTAAAATAA